A region from the uncultured Macellibacteroides sp. genome encodes:
- a CDS encoding methylated-DNA--[protein]-cysteine S-methyltransferase — translation MTHYITFTHTPIGWIELQATDTHLCCARWVPEPGPVSNGILNPILQETVWQLEEYFDGKRTDFDLPIQQEGTSFQQRVWEELQQIPYGKQISYQELARRAGNPKAYRAAGSANGKNQIFIIVPCHRVVQSGGDIGGYAYGTEMKRFLLQLEEQNSKR, via the coding sequence ATGACACACTACATTACGTTCACACACACTCCTATCGGTTGGATAGAGCTGCAGGCTACTGATACACATCTTTGTTGTGCACGCTGGGTTCCCGAGCCCGGGCCTGTAAGCAATGGCATACTGAATCCGATTCTTCAGGAAACAGTATGGCAGTTGGAAGAATATTTTGATGGCAAAAGAACTGACTTTGACTTGCCTATTCAGCAGGAAGGAACGTCGTTCCAACAAAGGGTTTGGGAAGAGCTTCAACAAATACCTTATGGCAAGCAGATATCTTATCAGGAACTAGCCAGGCGTGCCGGAAACCCAAAAGCTTACCGTGCGGCTGGTTCAGCAAATGGGAAAAATCAGATTTTCATTATTGTACCCTGTCACCGCGTGGTACAATCCGGTGGAGATATTGGCGGATATGCATACGGAACAGAAATGAAACGTTTTCTGCTTCAACTTGAAGAACAAAACAGCAAACGATAG
- a CDS encoding HAD family phosphatase, with translation MVMIKNIVFDLGGVIMDLDTDRAVKRFIEIGVSDATEFVNAYQQKGVFLELEEGLADRETFCKKLCEHTGKEITEEMAFYAWQGFIVDIPQYKLDYILNLRNSYKLYLLSNTNPFILDWARTPAFTEAGRPITAYFDKLYASYEIGITKPNREIFEFMLKDGEMIPSETLFIDDGVRNVEVADQMGIKTYCPKNKEDWRTSLDAILA, from the coding sequence ATTGTTATGATAAAGAATATTGTATTTGACTTGGGTGGTGTTATCATGGATCTTGATACGGACAGGGCTGTTAAGCGGTTTATTGAGATTGGAGTTTCTGATGCAACAGAGTTTGTTAATGCCTATCAGCAAAAAGGAGTGTTCCTTGAGCTGGAGGAAGGACTGGCAGATCGGGAAACTTTCTGCAAAAAACTTTGCGAGCATACAGGTAAAGAGATTACAGAAGAAATGGCCTTTTATGCCTGGCAAGGATTTATTGTGGATATCCCTCAGTATAAATTAGACTATATTCTTAATTTGCGGAACAGCTATAAATTGTATTTGTTAAGCAATACCAATCCTTTTATTCTGGATTGGGCACGTACGCCTGCATTTACGGAAGCCGGTCGTCCTATCACTGCCTATTTTGATAAGTTGTACGCTTCGTACGAAATAGGCATAACAAAGCCTAATCGCGAGATATTTGAATTTATGCTGAAAGATGGCGAAATGATTCCTTCGGAAACTCTCTTTATTGACGACGGAGTGCGTAATGTGGAAGTGGCGGATCAGATGGGTATCAAGACTTATTGTCCTAAGAATAAAGAAGACTGGCGTACATCCTTAGATGCAATCCTTGCATAA
- a CDS encoding LytTR family DNA-binding domain-containing protein, with amino-acid sequence MNTIISTRLAKIKEVVDKPYPYVDSGWKSAVVVGFCIFLFLYIFQPLGLNQFPGNKFLYTLGFGFITVVCLLFDYWLLNFFLKQVKILWTVWCEIIWDIFFLSTIALGNGIYNSAVGFFFFKQDNLQPLQLLNAFLVTFPVGILFVIVFAMIKNARLKAQQKEETVDCNPAEMSDPDFISISSANKKDPDVVLSVGNILYIESMGNLLKIHYLSDGTNVATRVIRNTLKNLAALEHPDLYRCHRSFVLNLHKINQVSGNSNGYMVKLIHVEDEIPVSRKYAADFIRLHNSE; translated from the coding sequence ATGAATACAATAATTTCGACTCGACTAGCTAAAATAAAGGAAGTAGTTGATAAACCTTACCCTTATGTTGACAGCGGATGGAAGTCGGCTGTAGTTGTAGGGTTCTGCATCTTTTTGTTTTTATACATCTTTCAACCTCTTGGTCTTAATCAGTTTCCCGGTAATAAATTTTTATACACGCTTGGATTCGGTTTTATAACTGTCGTTTGTCTGCTTTTTGATTATTGGTTACTTAACTTTTTTCTGAAGCAGGTGAAGATTCTTTGGACAGTCTGGTGCGAGATAATTTGGGATATTTTTTTTCTGTCTACCATAGCCCTCGGAAATGGAATCTATAATTCTGCCGTTGGATTCTTCTTTTTCAAGCAGGATAATCTGCAACCTCTGCAATTATTGAATGCCTTTTTGGTAACCTTTCCCGTGGGAATCTTGTTTGTTATAGTATTTGCAATGATTAAGAATGCCCGGTTAAAAGCACAGCAAAAAGAAGAAACGGTTGATTGCAACCCTGCGGAGATGAGTGATCCTGATTTTATCAGTATCTCTTCTGCCAATAAGAAAGATCCGGATGTGGTGCTATCGGTTGGTAATATATTATATATCGAATCGATGGGGAATTTGCTTAAGATTCATTACTTGTCCGACGGGACTAATGTAGCCACACGGGTTATACGAAATACGCTGAAGAATCTGGCAGCACTCGAGCACCCGGATCTGTACCGCTGTCACCGGTCGTTTGTCTTGAACCTTCACAAAATAAATCAGGTAAGCGGCAATTCAAACGGTTATATGGTGAAGCTTATACATGTTGAGGACGAAATTCCGGTATCAAGAAAGTATGCTGCCGATTTTATTCGTTTACATAATTCAGAATGA